The nucleotide sequence CAACGTCTGCTAGATCGTCAAGTTCATTGTCATCAAACAGTACCGTATTTTCTGTCGGCTGTTGCTCACTGTCTACAGCACTCTCTACAGCACTCTCTACAACACTCTCTACACCAGACAAAGGGGAGGAAAAGCTGTCAAACGAAATTTCTTCCAGATCCGGAGCTTCCTGCTGACTTATCACTTCAGCAACCTGCTCGCCCACTTCTTTAATTTTTTCAGCATCTACAGCAGCGGATTCTGCAATCTGATGGACACTTCGGCAAAGAAAATCAATGCTTATGGATACGACGCTGGCAACCTTTTCGCTTTGCCACATTTCAGCGGCGATAAAACCTGCATTTGCAGCCAGCAGGCTTAATTCATGTTGCCCGGTCCTGTTCAGAAGTTCGGCAAGCTCAATAAGCTCAATGTTCAGATAGGGAATATTAATCTGTTCCGGAAGCTCCCTGATTCGGCCAGCTGTTAACAGCTTTTCTAACTCAGCACCGGCATCAGATATATAATCAATGATCTGAAGTAATTGATGGGATAAATCAGCCTCCTCCTGCAGTTCCTTTTCGTTAAGACAAAAATCATTTATGGCGAGTACCTGATCTTCTGTTATATCCGGGAATGCCCTGACACTCTGCTCAACCAGAGACAGTCCGGTCTGAACTTTATGCGCCTGAATGTCGGTCATACCTATGGCACTGACAACATTATTCCTCACATAGTCGCCAATACATGCCGTCAGTTCTTTCAGTGGCTCAAATTCCACTAAACGGGAAATGCCAGTGAGAGTATGAAGCATCTGCAGCAACTGGTCTTTTTCTACAGAATGAATCTGCTCGTGAATAAAGGGTTCTATTGATGACAGGGCTTCATTTTTAAAAGACTGAATCAGGCTTTCATCAATGTCATCACTTTCAACGTCACTGGTTGTGTCGTTTTCAGAACCCTCAACAGCCTTATTGTTCTCAGGTTCACCGTCGGCATTGTCGTAAGCCAGCGCCTCTTCAATGACAATAAGCTGCTTCTCCAGGTCAGCAGCAATACTTTTAATGGTGTCCGCTTCACTTCCTGAATCGGTTTGAGCTGCGTCTTTCCCGGCTTCCGCAATCTCCTGAATAGACTCAATTCCAGCTTTATCACTGGCACTGCTGAGTGTCAGAAATGACCACCTGAGTTCATCGAGGTCAATCAATGACAGTCGGCTGCCTTTCGCCAGGATGAGATTTATTTTATCCAGCTCCTGCCACGCCTCAGTGACAAACCCTTCCGGAACAAAACCAGACGCCAGAGCGGTGGTTGCCTGTTGCAGTACAGCCAGCCTTTGTTGAGTACCCTCTGCAAATTCCAGAGTGGGCTGTATGCTCTCGCCCATCTCAATAAGCTCTACACCGTACGTCATGGCGGTAACCAGCTCAGCAATATACTCGATATAGAGCTTTTTTTTCTCCGGATGAGTTTCTGACTGTAAAAGCTCTGTCGTATTGACTGTCTGCACCGACAGTGCCGAAAAGTCGTCCATGCCCGCCAGTTTGAGAACATTTTCAATCTTATGCAGTTCTTTGGGAATGTCAGACAGGTAGAGCGGGTCGTAATCATTGATCACGTAGTCTGTGAAGGCGGCCTGAATATCAACAAGATGTTTTGAAGTCTCAATAAGAAGAGGATAAACAGAAGGGTCAAGCCTGTGCTTTCCTTTGACAGCCGATTCATTTTCAGTGATTAACGTTTCCAGAAAAGCGGAACACTCTACCAGAGGACAGGCTGTCTTTTTCAGTGCCTCAAAAGCCTCATCACCGCTGACTTCCGTCAGCATTGTACATACTGGCTCAAGCTCCGGCAGACTGATATTGTAACTGGCCGCCGTCAACAAAACATTCGACAGGCTGGCGGCTATTGACTGAACCTGTTCATACTGTGCCGAACCAGAGAAAACGATCTGGTTAATCTCAATGCCCGCTTCATCAATCTGCTCTTTCAGCACCCTGACAAACGCCGCCTGGGTATTACGATCAATAAGCGGCTTATTCTCTGCATTGTGCCATCTGCAGGTTCCTTCCCCGACATAAGGCAGGTATTGTTCCTGAGGCACTTCATTGCCTGCAAGGCACTGGAAAAGAATATGCCATGACAACTCTTCCTGCGCATCAGTAAAGAGTGAATCACCTCCGGTTGTTGCCGCCAGATTCAATTCTTTGGCGATCATTCTGGCAAGCAATAACCATTTCGGATATTCGTGAAGAGGCTTTTCAGTTAAGGCCAGAAACGGGAATTCAGACAGCTTCCAGAATAATTCCTGCCCTGACTGGCTGGTGATGTTCTGAATATACTTCAGGCATTTTTCTATCTTTTGAAAATCACTGCGCTGCAGCTGCTGTCCGGAAGACATTTTTGCCATGACTCTGGCGATGAAATGCTTGATTTTGGCCAGGTTCTGGCCGAGGTCACTGTTTGAACGGGCAACCTCTTTTTTCTGTTCATTCTCCTGTACGTCAAAAGGAGTGTCGGGAAGAGAAAGCAGGCTTCTGTCAATAACCGAAAGGCTTTCAATAGTCGCCATTAATTCGCTTTGTAACACGTATAACGCGACATCATTATTCTCGTTATGCTCCATCAGCCTCTCAATGTACATTGGAAGCTGTATCACGGCCTGGGTTAAAACCAGTAAAGGCGCAGAATCCATTTTGTTTTGTTCATGGCTGCTCAGGTACCTGGCAACGGCTGAAGCTGACACCACGCAGTTATAAAACTGATCCAGCCCGGCAAACCCCAGAGCGCCTGCAATCTGGTCTAAATCCCTGAAAATCAGGTTCATGCCTTCGGCACTGGGGGATTCTGCATACTCTTTCAGATAAGGCTGTAAAGCGCGCAGTGATGCATTGACCTGCTCGCAGATTATGCGGCTTCCATATAAATCCATTTATAAAGCAACCTCACTACTGTCAGGAGTTAAATGGTTTGACACCTGATCATCGGCTCTGACCTTGAAGCCCGCGATTGAAGTACGCATATCCCGCGACATGTTGTTCAGGCCCAGAACATTGGCCGCATTATCCTTGCTCTTCTCAACGTTGGCTTCTGTTGCCCGGTTGGCATCTTCTATCAGGGACTTGATTGACCGGGTCAGGGTTTCCTGCTCTATCACTTCATCGGTGATGGTCTGGGTAAGCGATTCCTGAGCATTGATGTTTTTCTGAATATCCGACAATGAACGGGCAGTAGCGTCAATCTGTCCGGCTCCTGTCACCACTTTATCGGTCGCCTGCTCCATGGATGTGACAGCCTGATGAGCGTCCTGCTGAATGGTTTTTACCAGTATGTCTATTTTTTTGGTCGATGCCGTGCAGCGTTCTGCCAGTCGCTGGATTTCATTGGCAACAATAGAAAAACCAACACCGGCATCACCCGCTATCGATGCCTGAACCGACGCATTGAGAGAGAGAATATTGGTCTGTTCAGCAATGTCATTGATAATTTCACCAATATCAGCAATCTGCTGACCACTCTCGCCCAGTCGTTTTACCCGCTTACTGGTCGTCTGTATCTGCTGTCTTATCTCGTTCATCATGGCAATCGAGGCTATCGCCTCTTTGTTACCTTTGTGGGCAGACTCAACAGAGCTGACAGCAAGACTACCGGTCGACTGCGCCGCTTTTGATATTTTCTGAGACCGGTTTTCCAGGTCCTCGGCCTGAGTGTAAATGGTGCTCATATCCTGTTGTTGCGCCTCAGCTTCGCTGGCCACCTGCAGAATGCCTTCTTTCACTGTTTTTGCGGTCAGGTCAACGTTTTGGGCAGAACTGTCAATGCTCTGCACCAGCCTCTGCAAGTTTTCAATTGCGTAATTGATAGAGTCAGCAATCGCTGTGGTAAACCCGGCGTTTACGTCGGCGCGGGTAGTCAGATCACCTTCTGACACCCGCTGAAGTTCATTCAACAGCTGAATCAGTGCGTTCTGGTTTTTCTGGTCTTCCAGGGCTATTTCATTCATGCGATTTTTCTGTGCTATTTTTTCTTCGCCACTGAGAAAAAAAACCAGAAAAAAACCCAACGCTGATAACCCGAAAACAAGAATCTCGCGGCTATCAGGCACTACCCCGACCGTAATACTCTGGTACGCGATTAGCCCACCCCAGACTGTCGGACACAGGAACGCAATCACCATTAGCACCGACAAGTTTGACTTGTAAGTATTTTTTTTCGCATTATCCATTTTGATGCCCCTGAACAAGTCTCAATAAATGATCAAGATCGATCATGTGAAATTTATCGAATTCGTATTCATAGAAAGGGAGCTGGGAGATCAGTACATTAGCACTGTCACAACGAGTCGGATCGGAAAGTGCCAGCTGGCGTACCGCTGTCGCCTTGTCAGCAAGCAGGGCAATGTCGTATGTTTTGGAGTAAACAATGACGCCCCTGTCCTGTGTTCGTGCTTCAGAAAAAAGCCTGTGCAGGGAAATCACAACATAGCCTTTTCCGCCAATATTGGTCATACCAAGAACATGCTCCCGGGCATTGGGTAGTCTGGCGATTGCGACATCAGCCGGACAAACACCTGAGATGGAGCCTGAAGGAATCACGAAACGGCTGTTGCCAACATAAACCGGAAGCACCTCCACAACGTTCTCAGGGTCATTGCTGACCCTGTCATTCATTGTCAGATACGAACGGACATCTTCATCCTGCTCATGTATGAAATCCCAGAATGCCTTCATGCCTGCTCCAGTTTCCCGGCAACTTTTTCCAGCTCTACCTTCAACTCTTTATCATTAACCGGCTTGGCGAGATAACCTGATGCTCCCTGGCGAAGCCCCCACTCCCTGTCTACCGGGCTGTTTTTTGAAGTGATGTAAATAACAGGAATATCCTTGAGTGACTTTTCCTGACGCATATTTCTTACACACTGATAGCCGTTCATTTCCGGCATCAATACATCCATCAGAACAACATCAGGTAATAGTTTCCGGCTCTTGATCAGGCCTTCGGACCCATCGGCTGCTTCAAAAATAACCCTGTAATCCAGCTTTTTAAGCTTGTTTTTCAGAGCCAGCCTTTCAGTGGTGCTATCTTCTACGATTCCAATTCTCATTTTCGTTTCTTATTTACTGGCAATATTTGTTAATGGCAGTTAAAAGGTCATCTTTGGAGAAAGGCTTGGCAATATGGGCACAGGATCCAACGATTCGCCCTTTTGCCCGATCAAAAATCCCATCTTTTGAAGAAAGCATGATGACCGGTATCTCTTTGTACTGTTCGTTATGTTTAATCAGTGAGCAGGTCTGGTAACCGTCAAGACGCGGCATCATAATGTCTACAAACACAATGCTGGGCGTGTTATCACGAAATTTAGACAGCGCATCAAATCCATCCGCCGCCGTTTTCACGGTATAGCCTTCCCTGGTAAGAATCGTTTCCGCTGACCGCCTTATCGTATTACTGTCGTCTATAACGAGAACAACAACATCCTCATGTTCCATCAATGAAACCCCCTGACTTTTGGCTGCATAATAATCTGAAACACTTGAGACAAATAACAAAAGACTGATTCAGCGCACGTTTGGCGCACTGACACACTTTTTTTACCCTCTGTTTTCGCTGATACTTTTCGCTGATACTCTTCGCTGACACTTTTCGCTGACACTATGGGCTCAAATCCACCCTGCCGGTTAAAAAACCAAAGTCGTACACCTCTCCGCTGTTACATTTGTCACCCTCAGGAACAATTCAAAGTCATTAAATCGAAAGGTTTGCGAATGAGCTGATACATTCGTTATCACTCAAAACCGTTGCAGTTAACTCACTATGGCTCCAAATACACTCAGCACTTTTCTGAACCGGCTTGTCGCTAAAGGTCTGATTAATGAAAACTCAGCCATTGAAGCTCAAAACCGTGCCGACGAGGCAGATTCCAGCGTTTACGATATTCTGCTGTCACAGTACAACCTGTCTTCTGAGCAGCTGACACTGGCAACGGCAGAGCAGTTTGGCATTCCCTATCTGGATTTAAGTGCTTTTGACCCGGCCTTTCTGCCCGAAGAGGCAGTGAATGAAACACTGACCCGCAAACACGGGGTAATCCCCCTTTCCAGCAGAGGCAAAAAACTGTTTATCGCCATAACAGACCCGCTGGATCACTCGGGTATTGATGAGTACCGGTTTATGACCGGCAGCACCCCTTCACCCGTACTGGTAGAAAAAGACAAGCTTCTGGCACTGACAGAGCATCTCTTCAGCTCTGAAGACATTGCCATCTCGGACTTTGATGAAGAAGAGTTTGGAGCCATCGACGACCTGGACATTTCGTCAGCCGCAGACGATGACAGCGATATCGTCGATGTCGACGGAGAAAACGACACCCCCGTTGTAAAATTTGTCAACAAAATGCTGCTGAATGCCATTAAGCTGGGCTCATCAGACTTACACTTCGAACCTTACGAATACAGCTATCGTGTGCGATTCAGAACCGACGGCGTACTCCACGAAGTCTCTTGCCCACCCATCGCCCTGTCGCCAAGAATTGCATCGCGCCTCAAAATCATGTCCTCCATGGACATTTCTGAGCGCCGCAAGCCCCAGGATGGCCGTATCAAACTGAAGCTGTCCAAAACCAGGGCCATCGACTTCCGGGTCAACACCCTGCCCACCCTGTGGGGTGAAAAAATCGTACTGCGTATTCTCGATCCTACCAGTGCGCAGATGGGTATCGACGCTCTGGGCTATGAAGACGATCAAAAGACACTTTACATGGAAGCCCTGTCGCAACCCCAGGGCATGATTCTGGTGACTGGCCCAACCGGTTCCGGTAAAACCGTATCGCTTTATACCGGCCTGAACATTCTCAACACCACTGAAAGAAATATTTCAACCGCAGAAGACCCCGTTGAAATTAACCTTGAAGGCATTAACCAGGTCAACGTCAACCCAAAGCAGGGCATGGATTTTTCAGGCGCACTCAAGGCTTTTCTACGACAGGATCCGGATATCATCATGGTGGGTGAGATCCGGGACCTGGAAACCGCAAACATCGCCATCAAGGCCGCCCAGACCGGCCACATGGTCATGTCCACCCTGCACACCAACAGCGCACCGGAAACCCTGACCCGACTACAGAACATCGGGGTACCCGCTTTCAATATCGCCACTTCCGTCAGCCTGATCATTGCCCAGCGACTGGCTCGCAGGCTTTGCAAGCACTGCAAAACGGAAGACCGCATGTCCAGAAACAGCCTGCTTGAAGAGGGTATACCGGAAGACCTGCTCAACAGCGCCAGTATCTACGCAGCCAGCCCGAATGGTTGCAGCCATTGCGCCAAAGGTTACAAAGGGCGGGTGGGCGTTTATGAAGTGGTAAAAATCACCCCGTCTTTGCAGAAGGTTATTATGAATGAAGGCAACTCTCTGCAAATTGCTGAAGTGGCCGAACAGGAAGGCTTCAACAACCTGCGTCAGTCCGGCCTGAAAAAAGTACTCCAGGGCGTCACCAGCCTTGAAGAGGTGAACCGGGTCACGCTGGATTAAGGCCGGTAACAATCAGAACATCAGAACATTAGAAAATCAGAACATCAGAACGAATAATCAGGCGCAAGCCTTTCTGTCGCAAAGGCAGCCCCCTGCACATAGCGCGCCTTTGCTTTCCAGCACAACGACGCTTTCGCCATATCCGCCACGCCGGTAATGACAGGTACAGCCTGCCCTGTTGCAAGGGCACTGATTCGCTCCGACAGCTCCGACTCCATGCCGTCACTAAGGGGCAAAAGCACATAACGGCAGCCCGGGGCTGCCTTCCACTGTTCGCCCACCCCGGACACAACCGCGTGCTGAAGGTCATCAAGCCTGCTGACGAACCAGTCCACAGCGCTCGCCTTTATTGCAGGATGAATATTGGTACAGAACCGGAGTATGTTGGCGACCCCTGCAGACTGCTGCAAGGTAGATTCAGACAGCGGCATAATGAAATCCACCTCTGTCATTGCCGCCGCATACCCCTTCACCTGTTCCAGCATCTTTTCTTCGATCACCCCGCCGGTCAGAGGGTCTGCCAGCCACTCATTCACATCCACCTGCCCTTCAGACCCGGCAATATGCACGATGTATAACGGCCTCGAACCATCGCCTTCCAGGTGCACAACGGGATGGTAAACCGGAAATATATCACCCTTATCGATGCTGCACTCAGCCAGTGCGACCCTGTCGCCCTGTTCTGTCATGGCCATTTTCAGGTCCGACTCCTGAACTTCAAGAAAACCAGAGGAGTTCTCGTGGGCTTTTTTTGCTGCGGCTATAACAATCGGTGCCAGTGCTATTTCCCCGACAGATGACGTATTACTATCAGCCACTGCGGACGCCAATGCACCCGCCACCACCGAGTGAGCCTCGCACAGCCCCAGTACCGTCTGGCGCACAGTGTCCGTCAGCTCTCCATCCACTGTGATAAAGTAACCGCCATCCAGATAGTGAAAAACAGACCCGAGGGTGATCATCTCACTTTCCAGCGAAGCCAGGGCGTCATCCAGCAATTCCGCATCCAGCTCGAACTCCGCCTGAAACTCCGGCTTGCAGACATAAAGCAACACAAATTCATGACCCGAAACCGAATACTCCAGCAGCCGCGCCCTGAAATCCCTGCGGCTACCTGCCACAACAGGCACCAATGACTCACGACCACTGTCCGGTGGTTGAACCACCCCGACCTCATCGCCCTGAGCACCCTGTTGCTCAAACAACATAGCCAGTGCCGGCTCGCCCCCGGAAGCCGA is from Endozoicomonas gorgoniicola and encodes:
- a CDS encoding hybrid sensor histidine kinase/response regulator is translated as MDLYGSRIICEQVNASLRALQPYLKEYAESPSAEGMNLIFRDLDQIAGALGFAGLDQFYNCVVSASAVARYLSSHEQNKMDSAPLLVLTQAVIQLPMYIERLMEHNENNDVALYVLQSELMATIESLSVIDRSLLSLPDTPFDVQENEQKKEVARSNSDLGQNLAKIKHFIARVMAKMSSGQQLQRSDFQKIEKCLKYIQNITSQSGQELFWKLSEFPFLALTEKPLHEYPKWLLLARMIAKELNLAATTGGDSLFTDAQEELSWHILFQCLAGNEVPQEQYLPYVGEGTCRWHNAENKPLIDRNTQAAFVRVLKEQIDEAGIEINQIVFSGSAQYEQVQSIAASLSNVLLTAASYNISLPELEPVCTMLTEVSGDEAFEALKKTACPLVECSAFLETLITENESAVKGKHRLDPSVYPLLIETSKHLVDIQAAFTDYVINDYDPLYLSDIPKELHKIENVLKLAGMDDFSALSVQTVNTTELLQSETHPEKKKLYIEYIAELVTAMTYGVELIEMGESIQPTLEFAEGTQQRLAVLQQATTALASGFVPEGFVTEAWQELDKINLILAKGSRLSLIDLDELRWSFLTLSSASDKAGIESIQEIAEAGKDAAQTDSGSEADTIKSIAADLEKQLIVIEEALAYDNADGEPENNKAVEGSENDTTSDVESDDIDESLIQSFKNEALSSIEPFIHEQIHSVEKDQLLQMLHTLTGISRLVEFEPLKELTACIGDYVRNNVVSAIGMTDIQAHKVQTGLSLVEQSVRAFPDITEDQVLAINDFCLNEKELQEEADLSHQLLQIIDYISDAGAELEKLLTAGRIRELPEQINIPYLNIELIELAELLNRTGQHELSLLAANAGFIAAEMWQSEKVASVVSISIDFLCRSVHQIAESAAVDAEKIKEVGEQVAEVISQQEAPDLEEISFDSFSSPLSGVESVVESAVESAVDSEQQPTENTVLFDDNELDDLADVESSQESERMLASDLIALVNSQHNEGLSAETDDPSFIPDAILPDALIPDAIDLPADETAPDSHIDPEMLGIFVSEAEDILEEAGFVINGLTLPVSAVTLENLQRLLHTLKGGARMSGLEKLGEVTHALEDYYERCADGRRALTETDLELLKTVQTELSVTLSTVAVQCQDITSPALPGLVESLGTQRPDAEKIIHDVDTEAGITETDITETDDAKSDDALSEFRELVTGSDIFPDEIPVLIETVQSETDTGTGDSEQTVEPVQQLVSKKANSKKANSKKAEEKPPVTIKQTIKVETELLSSLAEQLSETTLNGSSLSRDIARLDTLYREFEHATGTLTGHLRFLETEMLSQIAASRYAEESQAFDPLEMDRYSSIHETTVSMNEAIGDLSELSEQMLSFLQSAKDNLSNIQNTTAVAGETIREINLVPLNEFAPGLKRTVQKTAMELGKDIRFSIENGSAPVERSLMDSIKPALSHLIRNAIDHGIETSTEERRSAGKPEQGTLTISLKRAGEQLTLSVSDDGRGIDTEAVRNSALQKGLIQNSSTLSESEIYNLILQPGFSTAETLTKISGRGVGLNVVSEQLKTLGGTLSITSEKGAGTTFSITVPFVSTSISAVIASVSGVNFCIPSNLTYGIMQLPAQEISRSVSESGELIVEGETFRICDLGHLLFGKASVRQSAMMTVIMVQAGADKAILVADETLGREDIQVTRMPELIRDTKGITGSAILRNGLISYVLDTSELTREQTVLIPDTSVDNNKEPLRVIVVDDSITVRKYSSKRLSEAGYIVDSARDGMDALEKIPDFQPDVLLLDVEMPRMNGFELARHLRKDPKWEGIGIIMITSRTGQKHRDAAEDIGVQGYLGKPYRDQELFDILGKIKPDQELSCA
- a CDS encoding methyl-accepting chemotaxis protein, yielding MDNAKKNTYKSNLSVLMVIAFLCPTVWGGLIAYQSITVGVVPDSREILVFGLSALGFFLVFFLSGEEKIAQKNRMNEIALEDQKNQNALIQLLNELQRVSEGDLTTRADVNAGFTTAIADSINYAIENLQRLVQSIDSSAQNVDLTAKTVKEGILQVASEAEAQQQDMSTIYTQAEDLENRSQKISKAAQSTGSLAVSSVESAHKGNKEAIASIAMMNEIRQQIQTTSKRVKRLGESGQQIADIGEIINDIAEQTNILSLNASVQASIAGDAGVGFSIVANEIQRLAERCTASTKKIDILVKTIQQDAHQAVTSMEQATDKVVTGAGQIDATARSLSDIQKNINAQESLTQTITDEVIEQETLTRSIKSLIEDANRATEANVEKSKDNAANVLGLNNMSRDMRTSIAGFKVRADDQVSNHLTPDSSEVAL
- a CDS encoding chemotaxis protein CheW; protein product: MKAFWDFIHEQDEDVRSYLTMNDRVSNDPENVVEVLPVYVGNSRFVIPSGSISGVCPADVAIARLPNAREHVLGMTNIGGKGYVVISLHRLFSEARTQDRGVIVYSKTYDIALLADKATAVRQLALSDPTRCDSANVLISQLPFYEYEFDKFHMIDLDHLLRLVQGHQNG
- a CDS encoding response regulator — its product is MRIGIVEDSTTERLALKNKLKKLDYRVIFEAADGSEGLIKSRKLLPDVVLMDVLMPEMNGYQCVRNMRQEKSLKDIPVIYITSKNSPVDREWGLRQGASGYLAKPVNDKELKVELEKVAGKLEQA
- a CDS encoding response regulator; its protein translation is MEHEDVVVLVIDDSNTIRRSAETILTREGYTVKTAADGFDALSKFRDNTPSIVFVDIMMPRLDGYQTCSLIKHNEQYKEIPVIMLSSKDGIFDRAKGRIVGSCAHIAKPFSKDDLLTAINKYCQ
- the pilB gene encoding type IV-A pilus assembly ATPase PilB codes for the protein MAPNTLSTFLNRLVAKGLINENSAIEAQNRADEADSSVYDILLSQYNLSSEQLTLATAEQFGIPYLDLSAFDPAFLPEEAVNETLTRKHGVIPLSSRGKKLFIAITDPLDHSGIDEYRFMTGSTPSPVLVEKDKLLALTEHLFSSEDIAISDFDEEEFGAIDDLDISSAADDDSDIVDVDGENDTPVVKFVNKMLLNAIKLGSSDLHFEPYEYSYRVRFRTDGVLHEVSCPPIALSPRIASRLKIMSSMDISERRKPQDGRIKLKLSKTRAIDFRVNTLPTLWGEKIVLRILDPTSAQMGIDALGYEDDQKTLYMEALSQPQGMILVTGPTGSGKTVSLYTGLNILNTTERNISTAEDPVEINLEGINQVNVNPKQGMDFSGALKAFLRQDPDIIMVGEIRDLETANIAIKAAQTGHMVMSTLHTNSAPETLTRLQNIGVPAFNIATSVSLIIAQRLARRLCKHCKTEDRMSRNSLLEEGIPEDLLNSASIYAASPNGCSHCAKGYKGRVGVYEVVKITPSLQKVIMNEGNSLQIAEVAEQEGFNNLRQSGLKKVLQGVTSLEEVNRVTLD